In the Haloferula helveola genome, one interval contains:
- a CDS encoding arylsulfatase has translation MRPLNTLCALLAGISCHVAPSVAEDRPNVILIVTDDQGYGDLACHGNPSLRTPNLDRLRSESVSLTNFHVDPYCTPTRAALMTGRYCTKVGAWTVTRGRQLLDPGERIMPEYFASAGYRTGMFGKWHLGDPYPYAPRFRGFEETVRHKAGGVDELGNPPENSFIDDSYFRNGRAEKFKGYCTDVFFREALRFIGTDDSRPFFVYLATNAMHSPFGVPERYRRRFDEQGHPENRAKFYGMIENFDDNLGLLMRELKERKLEDNTILIFMSDNGTSAGSDGKPGSADGFNSGMRGKKGSVYDGGHRVPCFVRWPAEIAGGREFSGLTTHRDWLPTLIEACNLNAGPVRFDGRSMAAPLRGESSTWPDRMLVVEHQDGMLESALPNGSVSHPFAVLSERWRLVNGKLYDATKDPGQTNDVAKAHPAVVNAHLQAYRDYWEEIGSAKERYSRLQLGHPTENPTEFTARDWFPTEGKVFWATSQTSDDALFPNGYWPVHVREAGTYRFELRRYPEGVTQPIGASRARISIGEKSATADTRPEAETVAFELLLPQGPAMLRTWLTDAASGRERGAYFIKVLRQTGSGPQPERSD, from the coding sequence ATGCGTCCTCTCAACACCCTTTGCGCTCTCCTCGCGGGCATCTCCTGCCACGTCGCCCCATCCGTGGCGGAAGACCGGCCGAATGTGATCCTGATTGTCACCGATGACCAAGGCTACGGCGATTTGGCCTGCCATGGGAATCCATCCCTACGCACACCGAATCTCGACCGACTGCGGAGCGAGAGCGTCAGTCTCACCAACTTTCACGTCGACCCCTACTGCACACCGACCCGGGCCGCCCTGATGACCGGGCGATACTGCACCAAGGTCGGGGCGTGGACCGTGACGCGCGGGCGCCAACTCCTCGATCCGGGAGAACGGATCATGCCGGAGTACTTCGCCTCGGCGGGCTACCGCACCGGCATGTTCGGCAAATGGCACCTCGGCGATCCATATCCCTACGCCCCGCGGTTCCGAGGGTTCGAGGAAACCGTGCGCCACAAAGCCGGCGGCGTCGATGAGCTCGGCAATCCACCGGAGAACTCGTTCATCGACGATTCTTACTTTCGAAATGGCAGGGCGGAGAAATTCAAGGGCTACTGCACCGACGTCTTCTTCCGGGAAGCGCTCCGGTTCATCGGCACGGACGACTCCCGTCCGTTCTTCGTCTATCTCGCCACCAATGCGATGCACTCGCCATTCGGTGTTCCAGAGCGTTATCGCAGACGGTTCGACGAACAGGGCCATCCGGAGAACCGGGCGAAGTTCTACGGCATGATCGAAAACTTCGATGACAATCTCGGCCTGCTGATGCGGGAGTTGAAAGAGCGGAAGCTTGAGGACAACACGATCCTGATCTTCATGAGCGACAACGGCACTTCGGCGGGAAGCGACGGAAAGCCGGGATCGGCAGACGGATTCAACTCGGGGATGCGGGGGAAGAAAGGATCGGTCTACGACGGAGGCCATCGCGTCCCTTGTTTCGTCCGGTGGCCGGCAGAGATTGCGGGAGGCAGGGAATTCAGCGGACTCACGACCCACCGCGACTGGCTTCCGACCCTGATCGAAGCCTGCAACCTGAACGCAGGTCCCGTCCGATTCGACGGACGAAGCATGGCAGCACCGCTCCGCGGCGAATCCTCCACTTGGCCCGACCGGATGCTGGTCGTCGAGCACCAAGACGGCATGCTCGAGTCCGCCCTACCGAACGGCAGCGTTTCTCACCCCTTCGCGGTGCTCAGCGAGCGCTGGCGGTTGGTGAACGGCAAACTCTACGATGCCACGAAGGATCCCGGTCAGACAAACGATGTCGCGAAGGCCCATCCCGCCGTCGTGAATGCGCACCTTCAGGCATACCGGGACTACTGGGAAGAGATTGGTTCAGCCAAAGAGCGCTATTCCCGATTGCAACTGGGACATCCGACGGAGAACCCCACCGAGTTCACCGCGAGGGATTGGTTCCCCACCGAAGGAAAGGTTTTCTGGGCCACCAGCCAGACCTCGGACGACGCGCTGTTCCCAAATGGCTACTGGCCCGTCCACGTGCGGGAGGCCGGAACTTACCGATTCGAGCTTCGGAGGTATCCGGAGGGCGTCACGCAGCCCATCGGAGCGAGTCGGGCACGCATCTCGATCGGAGAGAAGAGCGCTACCGCAGACACTCGTCCGGAGGCGGAGACCGTCGCGTTTGAGCTCCTCCTGCCCCAAGGTCCAGCGATGCTGCGGACGTGGCTCACCGATGCGGCGAGTGGCCGGGAGCGCGGAGCCTACTTCATCAAGGTTCTCCGGCAAACCGGCTCCGGTCCGCAGCCGGAACGGTCGGATTGA
- a CDS encoding sulfatase-like hydrolase/transferase, translated as MRQPLLTPIVALFVGLLALSNAAGAEPERPNVVVILIDDLSHYGVTAYGANRIRIGDDEVPQTISTPHIDRLADGGLLCENAFAYPLCEPTRIALMSGQLNGRNFLAPKSQHASDITFGDVFKRAGYATGIFGKWKQTRGTREIKGKDYIREFGWDEFCCFDVVGEGQRFLAPNLVTDGVPRDYGKGDPIDPKTGRRWYGPDICQRHALDFIERHRERPFLLYLPFMLVHDPHQPTPDTRPPERFDEFREWQDRKANKKGDDLGFLPDMVAYMDRQVGEVVAAIERLGLRERTLFIVMGDNGTKENFTHILPDGGDYRGGKGDTKDNGTHVPLVLSWPGTIPGGTSYEGLVDVTDIYPTMCDAAGLEIPNPRSIDGISFWPHAIGKPGEAREVIYTWYNANRPGTDTSKLIRYAFTKDFKRYAPHANFPEGRFFDLREDPLEESGEHSVKVAWWHKHHSGLDTSSLTNDQREAYRSLGAVLDRHHHVPVKSLEVIPRSLKLEEGASTLIRCRITPENATRQNLIWESGNPEVATVDKFGMIHAIAPGTTEITVYSWDDARPLADNRSETFSRDGFTDRIVIEVD; from the coding sequence ATGCGTCAACCGCTTCTCACACCGATCGTCGCGCTCTTCGTTGGCCTGCTGGCGCTTTCGAATGCAGCCGGTGCCGAGCCCGAGCGACCCAACGTCGTGGTGATTCTCATCGACGACCTGAGTCACTACGGCGTGACCGCCTATGGAGCGAACCGGATCCGGATTGGGGATGACGAAGTGCCGCAAACGATCTCAACCCCCCACATCGACCGCCTGGCTGACGGTGGACTCCTCTGCGAAAACGCCTTCGCCTATCCACTCTGTGAACCGACCCGCATCGCGCTGATGAGCGGCCAACTCAATGGCCGGAACTTCCTCGCGCCGAAGTCGCAGCACGCGTCGGACATCACCTTCGGCGATGTCTTCAAGAGGGCGGGTTACGCCACCGGCATCTTCGGCAAGTGGAAGCAGACCCGCGGAACCCGCGAGATCAAGGGCAAGGACTACATCCGTGAATTCGGCTGGGACGAGTTCTGCTGCTTCGATGTCGTCGGCGAGGGGCAACGCTTTCTCGCTCCGAACCTTGTCACCGACGGCGTGCCGCGGGACTACGGCAAGGGCGACCCGATCGACCCGAAGACCGGACGACGCTGGTACGGGCCCGACATCTGCCAAAGGCATGCGCTGGACTTCATCGAACGCCATCGCGAGCGGCCATTCCTGCTCTATCTTCCCTTCATGCTGGTTCACGACCCTCACCAGCCAACACCCGACACGCGCCCACCGGAGCGCTTCGATGAATTCCGCGAATGGCAGGACAGGAAGGCGAACAAGAAGGGAGACGACCTCGGATTCCTTCCCGACATGGTTGCCTACATGGACAGGCAAGTCGGAGAGGTCGTCGCTGCGATCGAACGGCTGGGGCTCCGGGAGCGCACCCTGTTCATCGTGATGGGCGACAATGGCACCAAGGAGAACTTCACCCACATCCTGCCGGACGGCGGCGACTACCGGGGCGGCAAGGGAGACACCAAGGACAACGGCACCCACGTTCCGCTGGTTCTTTCCTGGCCGGGAACGATCCCTGGGGGCACAAGCTATGAAGGCCTCGTCGATGTGACCGATATTTACCCGACCATGTGCGATGCCGCGGGACTCGAGATCCCGAATCCCCGTTCGATCGACGGCATCAGCTTCTGGCCCCACGCCATTGGAAAGCCCGGCGAGGCCCGGGAAGTGATCTACACTTGGTACAATGCCAACCGGCCGGGCACCGACACTTCCAAGCTGATTCGTTACGCGTTCACCAAGGACTTCAAACGTTATGCTCCCCACGCCAATTTCCCGGAAGGCCGCTTCTTCGACCTGCGGGAAGACCCCCTCGAGGAATCGGGAGAGCACTCGGTAAAGGTCGCGTGGTGGCACAAGCACCACAGCGGCCTCGATACCTCAAGCCTCACCAATGATCAGCGTGAGGCCTACCGGAGTCTCGGTGCCGTGCTGGACCGGCATCACCACGTCCCGGTGAAGTCACTGGAGGTCATTCCCCGTTCCCTGAAGCTCGAAGAAGGCGCGAGCACATTGATCCGCTGCCGGATCACGCCGGAGAACGCGACGCGACAGAACCTGATCTGGGAGTCCGGGAATCCGGAAGTCGCCACGGTCGACAAATTCGGAATGATTCATGCCATCGCCCCCGGAACCACCGAGATCACTGTGTATTCGTGGGATGACGCCCGCCCGCTGGCCGACAACCGGAGCGAGACGTTCTCGCGCGACGGATTCACCGACCGCATTGTCATCGAGGTCGATTGA
- a CDS encoding sulfatase-like hydrolase/transferase has product MRNPVQIMLLAALSLGGVSAAAQPSRPNVILIFADDISARELPVYGSSVWTDPWSKDSSDPRFRARTPALDRLAEEGCWITNAWASTVCSPSRAMMMTGRYAHLHKWWDNKDKGNYRNTDGRLTTWPLYESSPLQLGHVAQRAGYATYWAGKTQMAGDLTRFGFDEGCFTPGNLSDRDNPYTDFKMEMKPVNGKKVLVNSDTGEPLDTYLQHGWYWNPHVRLMNQPGSPKFCWWPNTEESREQFGLNTYGPDVELDFVFEFMERQQDAGKPFFIYHTSHLGHDAFDWFNPDSDSKWPGTPVIEWKDGRYFRTEPHVTGDKGDYDTHGTVTGPGVHNHINYLDYQVWQYRKKLAELGIADNTVLIFCADNGTSGYGKHNADRQKGTHVPLIMYAPGMTKHGRQDVLVNMSDFLPTLAELAGTPIPEDYEINGESLVPFLFSEKSEHRDWIYGYQGNKQIIRGRHVLRDGFGKWWDVSTSPENLISFPRIDDWTAVSDAHRKERDALKAILPRFDLHASAPDAPGVPARKTQPVLPKQNASRNG; this is encoded by the coding sequence ATGCGAAACCCGGTTCAGATCATGCTCCTCGCGGCTCTCTCGCTCGGCGGTGTGAGCGCTGCGGCCCAGCCGTCGCGGCCGAACGTGATCCTGATCTTCGCGGACGACATCAGCGCTCGGGAACTGCCGGTCTACGGTTCTTCGGTATGGACCGACCCGTGGAGCAAGGACTCGAGCGATCCCCGGTTCCGCGCCCGGACGCCTGCCCTTGACCGGCTCGCCGAGGAGGGTTGCTGGATCACGAATGCGTGGGCCTCAACGGTTTGTTCGCCGAGCCGGGCGATGATGATGACCGGTCGTTACGCACACCTTCACAAGTGGTGGGATAACAAGGACAAGGGGAATTACAGGAACACCGACGGACGCCTGACCACGTGGCCTCTCTATGAAAGCTCGCCACTGCAACTCGGGCACGTCGCGCAGCGCGCCGGCTACGCCACCTACTGGGCGGGCAAAACGCAGATGGCGGGGGACCTCACCCGGTTTGGCTTCGACGAAGGCTGCTTCACGCCCGGCAACCTGTCCGACAGGGACAACCCCTACACGGACTTCAAGATGGAGATGAAGCCGGTCAACGGGAAGAAGGTGCTCGTGAACAGCGACACGGGAGAGCCCCTCGACACCTATCTCCAGCACGGGTGGTACTGGAACCCCCATGTCCGACTGATGAACCAGCCCGGATCGCCGAAGTTCTGCTGGTGGCCGAACACCGAAGAGTCCCGCGAGCAATTCGGACTCAACACCTATGGCCCTGATGTCGAACTCGACTTCGTATTCGAGTTCATGGAGCGGCAGCAGGACGCAGGCAAACCGTTCTTCATCTACCACACCAGCCACCTCGGCCATGATGCGTTCGACTGGTTCAATCCGGACTCGGACAGCAAGTGGCCGGGAACTCCGGTGATCGAGTGGAAGGACGGACGTTATTTCAGAACCGAGCCGCACGTCACCGGTGACAAAGGTGACTACGACACCCACGGGACGGTCACCGGACCCGGGGTCCACAACCACATCAACTACCTCGATTACCAGGTCTGGCAGTATCGGAAGAAACTCGCGGAACTCGGCATCGCCGACAACACGGTTCTGATCTTCTGCGCCGACAACGGAACCAGCGGCTACGGCAAACACAACGCGGACCGGCAGAAGGGAACCCACGTGCCTCTCATCATGTATGCCCCGGGCATGACCAAGCACGGCCGGCAGGATGTCCTCGTGAACATGTCCGACTTCCTTCCGACCCTGGCGGAGCTTGCCGGCACGCCCATTCCCGAGGACTACGAGATCAACGGCGAAAGCCTCGTCCCATTCCTCTTCTCGGAAAAATCGGAGCACCGCGACTGGATCTACGGATATCAGGGAAACAAGCAGATCATCCGCGGCCGCCACGTTCTCAGGGACGGGTTTGGCAAATGGTGGGACGTCAGCACGTCACCCGAGAATCTCATCAGTTTCCCGAGAATCGATGACTGGACCGCAGTCAGCGATGCCCACCGAAAGGAGCGGGATGCCCTGAAGGCGATCCTGCCCCGTTTCGACCTCCACGCATCCGCTCCCGACGCGCCAGGCGTGCCTGCCCGCAAGACACAACCGGTCCTCCCGAAGCAGAACGCCAGTCGGAATGGCTGA
- a CDS encoding family 16 glycosylhydrolase, protein MQRLLTLAPLLAAIVAPSPAAPDHPHLVPGQAAGALSQKWLPVKNMSDEFEGSAIDDSKWQTEPVGNGWSWYGRPPGLFVPKNARTADGNLKVTVSKLDEPVERGGNRFTHQGAIIRSLHAGQPGWFYECRMKANQTAMSSTFWLMTKANHVKKLELDIQECVGRTSDLTSPWAKKWDRIFHSNLIHRTNRHNPTKAQIQNSIPTETANWERYYVYGAWWKSPDEVRFYLDGKHVYSIEPKVEWDVPAFIQMAIETYDWNPIPADGGLVESGTEEQRTTSYDWVRVWKPADPIPAAVEAKE, encoded by the coding sequence ATGCAACGCCTGTTGACTCTCGCCCCTCTGCTGGCGGCCATCGTAGCGCCCTCACCCGCCGCCCCGGACCACCCGCACCTAGTCCCCGGCCAAGCGGCCGGAGCCCTCAGCCAGAAGTGGCTCCCGGTCAAGAACATGTCGGACGAGTTCGAGGGATCCGCCATCGACGATTCCAAGTGGCAGACCGAACCGGTCGGCAACGGGTGGTCATGGTATGGCCGCCCGCCCGGTCTCTTTGTCCCGAAGAACGCGCGCACCGCTGACGGCAACCTCAAGGTCACCGTTTCGAAACTCGACGAACCTGTCGAACGCGGAGGAAACCGCTTCACCCATCAGGGCGCGATCATTCGGTCACTTCATGCCGGACAACCGGGCTGGTTCTACGAATGCCGGATGAAGGCCAATCAGACGGCGATGTCGTCGACCTTCTGGCTGATGACCAAAGCCAACCACGTCAAGAAGCTCGAGCTCGATATTCAGGAGTGCGTCGGCAGGACTTCCGATCTCACCTCACCATGGGCCAAGAAATGGGATCGGATCTTCCACTCGAATCTCATCCATCGTACGAATCGACACAACCCGACAAAAGCCCAGATCCAGAACTCAATCCCGACCGAAACGGCGAACTGGGAGCGCTACTACGTTTACGGCGCCTGGTGGAAGTCACCCGATGAAGTGCGCTTCTACCTCGACGGCAAGCACGTTTACAGCATCGAGCCGAAAGTTGAGTGGGACGTGCCGGCATTCATCCAGATGGCGATCGAGACCTACGACTGGAATCCGATCCCTGCCGACGGCGGGCTGGTCGAAAGCGGCACCGAGGAACAACGGACCACGAGCTACGACTGGGTGCGTGTCTGGAAGCCCGCCGACCCGATCCCGGCAGCGGTCGAGGCGAAGGAGTGA
- a CDS encoding sulfatase family protein, with product MVRLLFAISFLFGFGLLGAESPVRRPNVIFIITDDQKRDDVGFLTGKALTPNLDRIAKQGVRFENSYTCSTVCTPSRYACITGRFPSRCTSPSFLGDITPERVTKVYFNTHLEPDRPNLPKALQAAGYTTGLVGKWHLGLQGFRRGNVPANADPKDPAIRAELEREQRDLCEELKVHGFDEVSRIYAGNPLDSVSLRNAGLAHHNMEWVTEGAVDFIDAHHDKPFFLYFSTTLPHAPDPVGGMREDPRSTPVGFLDEPPASGMPAREKIFRTVAEAGLAEKTAGNTWLDAGVGAILARLEKHGIADDTLIIYFNDHGMEHSSKSTLYQGALRTPSAARWPRRIRPQVCGKLVSNVDITPTILDACGVPPLPEMILDGRSYLPVLEDPAAVWREAIYAEIGFTRAVVTEERKYLAFRLPPSQVPDENEGMRQQFAMLEEIKRRHPWVDWKPDPDAKVPHVGGPPGGDFLVRLTLHASPPYKKNYFDPDQLYELGADPLETTNLASDPAHAERLAAMQGRLGEFLKELPGEFGEWNGLPVDPGH from the coding sequence ATGGTCCGCCTGCTTTTCGCGATTTCGTTTCTCTTTGGCTTCGGTCTGCTCGGGGCCGAATCTCCGGTGCGGCGTCCCAATGTCATTTTCATCATCACCGATGACCAGAAGCGGGATGATGTCGGATTCCTGACCGGGAAGGCACTCACACCGAATCTCGACCGGATCGCAAAGCAGGGGGTTCGGTTCGAGAATAGCTACACCTGCAGTACCGTCTGCACGCCGAGTCGCTACGCCTGCATCACCGGCCGATTTCCCAGCCGTTGCACATCGCCGTCCTTTCTGGGCGACATCACGCCGGAACGGGTGACGAAGGTCTACTTCAACACGCATCTCGAGCCAGACCGTCCGAATCTTCCGAAGGCGCTGCAAGCGGCGGGCTACACCACCGGGCTCGTGGGTAAGTGGCATCTCGGACTGCAGGGTTTTCGGCGCGGGAATGTGCCGGCCAATGCGGACCCGAAGGATCCGGCGATCCGGGCCGAGTTGGAGCGGGAGCAGCGCGATCTCTGCGAGGAGCTGAAGGTTCACGGATTCGATGAAGTCTCACGAATCTATGCGGGAAATCCTCTCGACTCGGTCAGCCTCCGCAATGCCGGTCTTGCCCATCACAACATGGAGTGGGTCACCGAGGGAGCGGTCGACTTTATCGATGCGCATCACGACAAGCCGTTCTTTCTCTACTTCTCGACCACGCTGCCTCACGCTCCCGATCCGGTCGGCGGCATGCGCGAGGATCCGCGAAGCACGCCGGTCGGATTTCTCGACGAACCGCCAGCCTCCGGAATGCCCGCGAGAGAGAAGATCTTTCGGACGGTTGCGGAGGCCGGGTTGGCGGAGAAGACCGCTGGGAATACCTGGCTCGACGCCGGGGTAGGGGCCATCCTCGCGCGGCTTGAGAAGCATGGGATCGCGGACGACACGCTGATCATCTACTTCAATGACCACGGGATGGAGCACTCGAGCAAGAGCACTCTCTACCAAGGGGCCCTGCGCACGCCGAGTGCCGCCCGTTGGCCACGTCGGATCCGGCCGCAGGTGTGCGGGAAACTGGTTTCGAACGTGGATATCACACCAACCATCCTTGATGCCTGCGGAGTCCCGCCGCTGCCGGAAATGATTCTCGACGGGCGAAGCTATCTTCCGGTGCTTGAGGACCCGGCTGCCGTGTGGCGTGAAGCAATCTACGCGGAAATCGGATTCACCCGCGCTGTGGTTACGGAGGAGCGGAAGTACCTCGCGTTTCGTTTGCCGCCGAGCCAGGTGCCGGACGAGAATGAGGGAATGCGCCAGCAGTTCGCGATGCTGGAGGAAATCAAGCGCAGGCACCCGTGGGTGGACTGGAAACCGGATCCCGATGCGAAGGTTCCGCATGTCGGAGGCCCTCCCGGCGGGGACTTTCTCGTGCGCCTGACACTTCACGCGAGTCCTCCCTACAAGAAGAACTACTTCGATCCCGACCAACTCTACGAATTGGGCGCGGATCCGCTCGAAACCACCAACCTCGCGTCAGATCCCGCCCACGCCGAGCGGCTGGCAGCCATGCAGGGGCGTCTCGGAGAATTCCTGAAGGAACTCCCCGGAGAATTCGGAGAGTGGAACGGGCTGCCGGTCGATCCCGGGCACTAG
- a CDS encoding glycoside hydrolase codes for MPGAAVGGEGVFPHKMPESKPDIELSSAMERMFDYPAPRAQDNELFSQFKFTRLKGFDYRDGDGTVSRRDPSRPIRANGRYYVWYTKRDSPRPPLGVKRAAEATDTIPSTDWDLSEIWYATSEDGFTWEEKGVAVRRPEKPAIGWRSVATPDILVWKGKYYLYYQAFVETSGIRGDVCPVSVSWSESPDGPWTPTLRQVVPFGEKGEWDQDAIHDPQPVVYKGKIHLYYKSAYNKWPDHRQDYAVAQGLAVAEDPLGPFVKHRLNPVLNSGHETTYFPFKEGMAAMAIKDGNEHSTMQYAPDGVNFEIASVLTLTPTAAGPFTPDAFTGSGNGRGVTWGLCHFINAGDRDHQHTILARFDCDLSLDWHDPAMKQTGIWHRPEVYFSQGLTREQRQRIATQRPEP; via the coding sequence ATGCCAGGCGCTGCCGTGGGGGGCGAAGGTGTGTTTCCCCACAAGATGCCCGAGTCCAAGCCGGACATCGAATTGAGTTCCGCGATGGAACGGATGTTCGACTATCCGGCGCCCCGGGCGCAGGACAATGAGTTGTTCTCGCAGTTCAAGTTCACCCGCCTCAAGGGTTTCGATTACCGTGATGGGGACGGCACGGTATCGCGCCGCGATCCGTCGCGCCCGATCCGGGCCAACGGGCGCTACTACGTCTGGTATACGAAGCGCGATTCCCCTCGGCCTCCGCTCGGGGTGAAGCGCGCTGCGGAAGCGACGGATACGATCCCCTCCACCGACTGGGATTTGTCCGAGATCTGGTATGCGACCAGCGAGGACGGATTCACTTGGGAGGAGAAGGGGGTGGCGGTGCGTCGCCCGGAGAAGCCCGCCATCGGATGGCGTTCGGTCGCCACTCCTGACATCCTTGTTTGGAAGGGGAAGTATTATCTGTACTACCAGGCCTTCGTCGAGACGAGTGGTATCCGGGGAGATGTGTGTCCGGTTTCGGTGTCGTGGTCGGAGTCTCCGGATGGTCCGTGGACCCCGACGCTTCGCCAAGTGGTGCCGTTCGGAGAGAAGGGGGAGTGGGATCAGGATGCGATCCATGACCCGCAGCCGGTGGTCTACAAGGGCAAGATCCACCTTTACTACAAATCTGCCTACAACAAGTGGCCGGACCATCGTCAGGACTACGCGGTGGCGCAGGGTCTCGCGGTGGCGGAAGACCCGCTCGGTCCCTTCGTGAAGCACCGGCTCAATCCGGTCCTCAATTCCGGGCATGAGACGACCTACTTTCCTTTCAAGGAGGGAATGGCGGCGATGGCGATCAAGGACGGAAACGAGCACAGCACGATGCAGTACGCGCCGGACGGTGTGAATTTCGAGATCGCCAGTGTCCTCACCCTCACGCCGACCGCCGCCGGTCCGTTCACGCCGGACGCCTTCACAGGTTCGGGAAACGGGCGGGGGGTCACGTGGGGTCTCTGCCACTTCATCAATGCCGGCGATCGCGACCATCAGCACACGATTCTCGCGCGCTTCGATTGCGATCTGAGTCTCGACTGGCACGATCCCGCCATGAAGCAGACCGGGATCTGGCACCGGCCGGAAGTGTACTTCAGCCAGGGACTGACTCGCGAGCAGCGGCAGCGCATTGCCACACAGAGGCCGGAGCCGTGA
- a CDS encoding DUF1501 domain-containing protein, with amino-acid sequence MIRSRRQFLGEASCAAIGSVSVLSTLLNLKLANQAAASDLTPGEDCKTIVCILLAGGCDTFNLLVRRDAAGHAEYAGSRTNLALASEDLIPLNQAGAGDGNLYGVHPGCQGLADMFNGSGAFAGSGRRLSFVANIGTLVQPTTLADYLGGTVSLPKSLFSHIDQITQWQTSVPQGLGELTGWAGRMADVLHSTYNTGATSMSISLAGNNVFQIGNEVAQFSITDSGALLPTGDTAGLGSTTARKNLAVDGLLTESYNNLMQDAFAKHVKHSHEAQAAFNAVYQSIDDSAIAPLFPNSKIAKQLLAAAKTIKARDALGLRRSTIFIQRGNWDHHGELLVTQAAMLDELAAAISAYQQALEILGVADDVISYTASDFGRTLRSNGRGTDHAWGGNQMVWGGPVDGGKVFGTFPSLALDGPDDVGLGGRLLPSTSIDKFFEEIAAWFGVSSTDMPLILPNIGSFSGEPPVGFIA; translated from the coding sequence ATGATCCGATCCAGACGCCAGTTCCTCGGAGAAGCCTCGTGTGCCGCGATCGGCTCCGTATCGGTGCTCTCGACCCTGCTCAACCTGAAGCTGGCAAACCAGGCGGCGGCGTCGGATCTGACGCCAGGTGAGGATTGCAAGACCATCGTCTGCATCCTGCTCGCCGGCGGATGCGATACCTTCAACCTGCTTGTGCGCCGCGATGCCGCCGGGCATGCGGAATACGCCGGATCCCGTACCAACCTGGCCTTGGCCTCCGAGGATCTCATTCCGCTGAATCAGGCCGGAGCGGGCGATGGCAACCTGTACGGAGTGCACCCCGGATGCCAGGGGCTGGCGGACATGTTCAATGGCTCCGGAGCCTTCGCAGGGAGCGGCCGACGGCTTTCGTTCGTTGCCAATATCGGAACGCTGGTCCAGCCGACGACGCTGGCGGACTACCTGGGTGGGACGGTTTCCCTTCCGAAGTCCTTGTTCTCCCACATCGACCAGATCACGCAGTGGCAGACCTCGGTGCCCCAGGGGCTCGGCGAGTTGACCGGATGGGCGGGCCGGATGGCCGATGTCCTTCACTCGACCTACAACACCGGGGCAACCTCGATGTCGATCTCGCTGGCCGGCAACAATGTCTTCCAGATCGGCAATGAGGTGGCGCAATTCTCGATTACGGACAGCGGAGCCCTGCTGCCCACGGGCGATACGGCCGGTCTGGGGAGCACGACAGCGCGCAAGAATCTGGCGGTCGACGGGTTGCTGACCGAGTCCTACAACAATTTGATGCAGGACGCCTTCGCGAAGCACGTGAAGCACAGTCACGAGGCGCAGGCAGCGTTCAATGCCGTCTACCAGTCGATCGATGACTCCGCGATCGCGCCGCTGTTTCCGAACTCGAAGATCGCGAAGCAATTGCTTGCCGCGGCGAAGACGATCAAGGCGCGCGATGCGCTCGGACTGCGTCGCAGCACCATCTTCATCCAGCGCGGCAACTGGGACCATCACGGAGAACTGCTGGTCACGCAGGCGGCGATGCTCGACGAACTCGCTGCAGCGATATCGGCCTATCAGCAAGCTCTCGAAATCCTCGGTGTGGCCGACGACGTGATCAGTTACACCGCTTCCGACTTCGGCAGGACCCTGCGCTCGAACGGGCGCGGTACCGATCACGCGTGGGGCGGCAACCAGATGGTCTGGGGTGGCCCGGTGGATGGGGGAAAGGTCTTCGGGACCTTTCCGAGTCTTGCCCTCGACGGCCCCGATGATGTCGGACTCGGTGGCCGGTTGTTGCCGTCGACCTCGATCGACAAGTTCTTCGAGGAGATCGCCGCGTGGTTCGGTGTGTCGTCGACCGACATGCCGCTCATCCTGCCGAACATCGGTAGTTTCTCGGGCGAACCGCCGGTTGGATTCATCGCCTGA